One Brassica napus cultivar Da-Ae chromosome C4, Da-Ae, whole genome shotgun sequence genomic region harbors:
- the LOC106377254 gene encoding protein SMAX1-LIKE 7, with protein MPTPVSTARQCLTEETARALDDAVAVARRRSHAQTTSLHAISGLLTMPSSILREVCISRAAHSTPYSSRLQFRALELCVGVSLDRLPSSKPPPTTAENEAEEEPPVSNSLMAAIKRSQATQRRHPETYHLHQLHGGVTQTTSVLKVELKYFILSILDDPIVSRVFGEAGFRSTEIKLDVLHPPVTRFPRSRCPPLFLCNVTESGSGRARFGYSGDFDENCRRIGEVLGRKDKKNPLLVGTCGGKALKTFSGSINRGKVGFLPLEISGLSVVSVEKEIGEMKLDQLGRIVEQSCLKSKTGTVLNLGELKVLTSDALVSRLSELLKLHCEKLWFVGSVSSNEMYLKLIERFPTIDKDWNLHLLPITSSNQGVYPKSSLMGSFVPFGGFFSSTSDFRVPFSNSMNQSRLPRCHLCNEKCEQEVTALGKSGEQCSEKLPCWLRNVESEQDKGIPRQAKDDPNTLASVQKKWDDICQRIHQTPAFPKLSFQPVRPQFPLQLVSTLQTENPPHQPGLSVKISKPKHTEDQTTRTTTNSPLSCVTTDLGLGTIYQESSPPVSLNRRGFELIKEKPLSRYCKDFKSLRELLSRKVGFQNEAVNAVSEIICGYRDDRSHLASATSNVWLALLGPDQVGKKKVATALAEAFFGGGENCVCVDFKAQDGLDDRFRGKTVVDYIAGEVSKRVESVVFIENVDKAEFPDQVRLSDAVRTGKLRDSHGREISMKNVMVLATTSGFDNKDSDRHALDNEHVKYSEGRVLSAKNWKIQIKLADNANKNCLNKRRQELGTEATELRAVKSQRSFLDLNLPVDETEANADEEAHAMSENSKSWLEDFFEQVDGKVTFKTIGFDGLAKNIQRSILSHFHRSFGHETRLEIESDAILQILAALRWSPDEEKTVDQWMQTVLSSSFAEARQKYNSNSSFAVKLVASEDSTAEEETTGIQLPARVEVI; from the exons ATGCCGACACCGGTTAGCACGGCGAGGCAATGTTTAACGGAAGAAACAGCACGCGCACTAGACGACGCGGTAGCCGTCGCGCGTAGGAGAAGCCACGCGCAAACGACGTCTCTCCACGCCATTTCCGGTCTCTTAACCATGCCTTCTTCGATTCTCCGCGAAGTGTGCATTTCACGCGCCGCTCACAGCACGCCTTACTCCTCCCGCCTCCAGTTCCGCGCGCTCGAGCTCTGCGTCGGCGTATCGCTCGACAGGCTCCCTTCCTCGAAACCGCCTCCGACGACGGCGGAGAACGAGGCGGAGGAGGAGCCGCCGGTGTCTAACTCCCTCATGGCGGCGATCAAACGTTCTCAGGCGACTCAGAGAAGGCACCCGGAGACTTACCATCTCCATCAGCTCCACGGTGGGGTTACTCAAACGACGTCGGTTTTGAAGGTTGAGCTTAAGTACTTTATATTGTCGATACTCGATGACCCGATCGTGAGCCGGGTGTTCGGTGAAGCCGGGTTTCGGAGCACGGAAATAAAGCTCGACGTGCTTCATCCTCCGGTGACGCGGTTCCCGCGTTCTCGCTGTCCTCCTCTGTTTCTATGTAACGTAACTGAATCTGGCTCTGGTCGGGCGAGATTCGGGTATAGCGGTGACTTCGACGAGAACTGTCGGAGAATCGGGGAAGTGTTGGGTCGGAAAGACAAGAAGAATCCTCTTCTTGTCGGAACTTGCGGCGGTAAAGCGCTCAAAACGTTTAGTGGCTCGATCAACAGAGGAAAGGTAGGGTTTCTGCCTCTGGAGATTAGTGGGTTAAGCGTAGTTAGTGTAGAGAAAGAGATCGGTGAGATGAAACTCGATCAGTTGGGAAGAATCGTGGAGCAAAGCTGCTTGAAATCTAAAACGGGGACGGTTTTGAATCTAGGAGAGCTCAAGGTCTTAACCAGTGATGCTCTCGTGTCGAGGCTCTCGGAGCTGTTGAAGCTTCATTGTGAGAAGCTCTGGTTCGTCGGGAGTGTGTCGAGCAACGAGATGTATTTGAAACTGATCGAGAGGTTTCCGACGATTGACAAAGACTGGaaccttcatcttcttcctattACATCTTCGAATCAAGGAGTTTATCCCAAGTCAAG TTTGATGGGATCCTTTGTTCCATTTGGAGGCTTCTTCTCATCAACATCAGATTTCAGAGTGCCGTTTAGTAACTCAATGAACCAGTCTCGTCTTCCTCGGTGTCATCTCTGTAACGAGAAGTGTGAGCAAGAAGTCACAGCCTTAGGTAAGTCCGGTGAACAGTGTTCAGAGAAGTTGCCTTGTTGGTTACGTAATGTGGAATCTGAACAAGACAAAGGGATTCCGAGACAG GCTAAAGATGATCCAAACACATTAGCTTCTGTGCAGAAGAAATGGGACGACATTTGTCAACGAATCCACCAAACTCCGGCGTTTCCTAAACTCAGCTTCCAGCCTGTTAGACCACAGTTCCCACTTCAGCTTGTTTCAACCCTTCAAACTGAGAATCCGCCACACCAACCCGGTTTATCAGTAAAAATCTCGAAGCCAAAACATACAGAAGATCAGACAACTCGCACAACAACGAACTCGCCTTTGAGCTGTGTTACAACAGATTTAGGGCTAGGAACAATCTACCAAGAGTCAAGCCCACCGGTATCGCTTAACCGGAGAGGCTTTGAGCTGATCAAAGAGAAACCATTGTCGCGGTATTGCAAAGACTTCAAGTCTCTCAGAGAATTACTCTCTCGGAAAGTAGGGTTTCAGAACGAAGCTGTGAACGCCGTAAGCGAAATCATCTGCGGATACAGAGATGATAGAAGCCACTTAGCTTCAGCCACAAGTAATGTTTGGCTCGCTCTTCTTGGACCGGATCAAGTCGGGAAGAAGAAAGTAGCAACAGCTCTCGCTGAAGCCTTCTTCGGCGGGGGAGAAAACTGCGTTTGCGTGGATTTCAAGGCACAGGACGGGCTCGACGATAGATTCAGAGGGAAAACAGTTGTTGACTACATCGCCGGAGAAGTATCCAAGCGGGTGGAGTCTGTTGTTTTCATCGAAAACGTCGACAAAGCTGAGTTTCCTGATCAGGTAAGATTGTCTGATGCAGTGAGAACTGGGAAGCTCCGTGACTCGCACGGAAGAGAGATCAGTATGAAGAATGTTATGGTTTTAGCTACTACTTCGGGGTTTGATAATAAAGACAGTGATCGTCATGCTCTTGATAATGAGCATGTCAAATACTCCGAAGGAAGAGTTCTCAGCGCtaaaaactggaaaattcagATAAAACTTGCCGACAATGCTAACAAGAACTGTCTAAATAAGCGAAGACAGGAGTTAGGAACAGAGGCTACAGAGCTTCGAGCTGTTAAGTCTCAACGTTCGTTTCTCGATCTGAATCTTCCAGTGGATGAGACAGAAGCAAACGCAGATGAAGAAGCGCATGCAATGTCCGAGAACAGTAAATCTTGGCTTGAGGATTTTTTCGAGCAAGTTGACGGGAAAGTGACGTTCAAAACGATCGGCTTTGATGGGTTAGCGAAGAACATACAAAGAAGCATCTTGTCGCATTTTCATCGGTCGTTTGGACATGAAACACGTCTAGAGATCGAAAGCGATGCGATCCTTCAGATTCTAGCTGCCTTGAGATGGTCACCAGATGAAGAGAAAACGGTTGATCAGTGGATGCAAACCGTTCTTTCTTCAAGCTTCGCTGAAGCGAGACAAAAGTATAATTCCAATTCTTCTTTCGCTGTGAAACTTGTCGCCTCTGAAGATTCTACGGCTGAAGAGGAAACGACGGGAATACAGTTACCGGCGAGAGTTGAAGTGATCTAA